One region of uncultured Methanolobus sp. genomic DNA includes:
- a CDS encoding metallophosphoesterase family protein codes for MRILLISDIHGNKEALDAAISVPHDMVVCLGDLADYGPSPSECIDFIMGKNIETVLGNHDAAVGSRIECGCGYKYKHLSIATRDYTWEMISEKQMDFLRHLPFSIQKEVNGLKLYFTHGSPRSNYEYMRPETPDDELEEMICGIDADVLFIGHSHQPFVRKFKDMLIVNPGSVGQPRDENCKASCAVFYTASGEAELMRLDYDMEKTCRKIKESMPHPEELITILKRGY; via the coding sequence ATGAGAATATTACTGATATCAGACATCCATGGAAATAAGGAAGCTCTTGATGCTGCAATATCTGTTCCGCATGATATGGTGGTCTGCCTGGGTGACCTCGCGGATTACGGCCCTTCGCCATCAGAATGTATCGATTTCATCATGGGAAAAAATATCGAAACTGTTCTTGGAAACCATGATGCTGCCGTAGGTTCGCGCATAGAATGCGGCTGTGGTTATAAATACAAGCATCTTTCCATTGCAACCCGGGATTATACATGGGAAATGATATCTGAAAAACAGATGGATTTTTTACGCCACCTTCCTTTCAGCATCCAGAAGGAAGTTAATGGCTTGAAACTTTATTTCACACACGGAAGTCCGAGGTCAAATTATGAATACATGAGACCGGAAACTCCTGATGATGAATTAGAGGAAATGATCTGTGGAATCGATGCAGACGTTCTTTTCATTGGTCACTCACATCAGCCATTTGTCAGGAAATTCAAAGATATGCTGATAGTGAATCCGGGTTCTGTAGGTCAGCCAAGAGATGAAAACTGTAAGGCTAGTTGTGCGGTATTTTACACCGCTTCAGGAGAAGCTGAGTTAATGAGACTTGATTATGATATGGAAAAAACATGCCGGAAAATTAAAGAATCAATGCCTCACCCTGAAGAACTGATAACTATATTAAAGAGGGGGTACTGA
- a CDS encoding 4Fe-4S binding protein, with protein MVFVAVYDKKCTDCGLCVDACQSDILELKDGICFPARMKSCKYCLNCAQACDFDAIKVFP; from the coding sequence ATGGTATTTGTTGCAGTTTATGATAAAAAATGCACAGACTGTGGTTTGTGTGTGGATGCATGCCAGAGTGATATTCTTGAGCTAAAAGATGGGATCTGTTTCCCGGCAAGGATGAAGTCATGCAAGTATTGCCTGAATTGCGCTCAGGCCTGTGATTTTGACGCTATAAAAGTATTCCCTTAA
- a CDS encoding metallophosphoesterase: MIGIMSDSHDNMDAIRTAVELFNKKKVTTVLHAGDIISPFTATAFSKLDAQIYFIFGNNDGDRLLLKQKYEDIGAECCGEFGDLEIEGLRIALIHGIYEAPVNALAESGDFDVVVRGHTHHAGVTEINDTLLINPGETAGVLTGKRTVALLDPELGVEIIEI, from the coding sequence ATGATCGGAATCATGTCAGACTCGCATGACAATATGGACGCTATCAGGACTGCAGTTGAATTGTTCAATAAGAAGAAAGTAACAACTGTGCTGCATGCCGGAGATATAATTTCACCCTTTACGGCAACAGCCTTCAGCAAACTGGATGCTCAAATCTATTTTATCTTCGGGAATAACGATGGTGACAGGTTGCTCCTGAAGCAGAAATATGAAGATATTGGTGCCGAATGCTGTGGTGAGTTCGGTGACCTTGAGATCGAAGGATTGCGTATAGCACTTATCCATGGGATATATGAAGCTCCTGTTAATGCCCTTGCAGAATCAGGAGACTTTGATGTGGTTGTGAGAGGACATACACATCATGCCGGTGTCACGGAGATAAATGATACACTCCTTATTAATCCCGGCGAAACCGCCGGAGTACTCACAGGAAAGCGCACAGTGGCACTTCTGGATCCCGAACTTGGTGTTGAAATTATTGAAATATGA
- a CDS encoding class I SAM-dependent methyltransferase, whose protein sequence is MSLKAIGKVSNFADEKTMQLLALWKESVSIVELEDTNIENLVYEDYSHYIVVHDPLDMEFPQKRDEWNKRFCKTAGVSVVELIKVNGKQIYFKGLFATNRASVYGIVPYTSFDNPDADLPPAGMEVLKKQTMEVALPEANGKTILDVGCGVGSLSLQMARMNPESQVMGIDLLEKTMEQCRLNAIAYDIKNTAFKAESVYELPFDDESYETVTCFFMLHHLDDIPKALSEVKRVVSKNGTVLAVEPLDHHHGTERGIQDWVNHFEKAGFSVETQQISRAVFVKAKVNC, encoded by the coding sequence ATGTCATTGAAAGCCATTGGAAAAGTATCTAATTTTGCAGACGAAAAAACAATGCAGCTTCTTGCACTCTGGAAAGAGAGTGTGAGCATTGTTGAGCTTGAGGACACAAATATTGAAAATTTAGTCTATGAAGACTATTCGCATTACATAGTCGTTCATGACCCTCTTGACATGGAATTCCCGCAAAAGAGAGATGAATGGAACAAAAGATTCTGTAAGACTGCAGGTGTGTCCGTTGTCGAGCTTATAAAGGTCAATGGTAAACAGATCTATTTCAAAGGACTTTTTGCAACTAACCGTGCTTCAGTTTATGGCATAGTTCCCTACACATCATTCGATAATCCGGATGCTGATTTGCCTCCAGCCGGAATGGAAGTTCTAAAGAAGCAGACCATGGAAGTTGCACTTCCTGAAGCTAACGGTAAAACCATACTTGATGTCGGATGTGGCGTTGGCAGCCTGAGTTTACAGATGGCAAGGATGAATCCTGAATCACAGGTCATGGGAATCGATCTTCTTGAGAAGACAATGGAACAATGCCGTTTGAACGCTATTGCGTATGATATTAAAAATACGGCTTTCAAGGCTGAAAGTGTTTATGAGCTTCCTTTTGATGACGAAAGCTATGAAACAGTGACATGCTTCTTTATGCTACACCACCTTGATGATATTCCAAAGGCACTCTCTGAGGTAAAGAGAGTAGTTTCAAAGAACGGTACAGTACTGGCAGTTGAACCACTGGACCACCATCATGGAACTGAAAGAGGTATTCAGGACTGGGTAAACCACTTTGAGAAGGCAGGCTTTTCAGTTGAGACACAGCAGATCAGCAGGGCAGTTTTTGTAAAAGCGAAAGTCAACTGCTGA
- a CDS encoding putative zinc-binding protein — MSENSKCSCGSDIVGIFPCAGASNVGQLSNVIAVELHKQGVGSMMCTVGIGGKRSGLLKSAEACESIIVIDGCPVNCAKATMEEAGIPIGRHILLTDLDIKKNKDLDIDPAQTAEVLSRVTDML, encoded by the coding sequence ATGTCTGAAAATTCCAAATGCTCCTGCGGTTCTGATATTGTGGGAATCTTTCCATGTGCTGGTGCATCTAATGTGGGTCAGCTAAGTAATGTTATTGCCGTGGAATTGCACAAACAGGGTGTTGGCAGTATGATGTGCACCGTAGGTATAGGTGGCAAAAGGTCCGGCTTGCTTAAGTCCGCTGAAGCCTGTGAGTCTATAATAGTTATTGACGGATGTCCTGTGAATTGCGCTAAAGCAACAATGGAAGAGGCAGGTATCCCTATAGGCAGGCACATACTGCTCACCGATCTGGATATAAAAAAGAATAAGGATCTGGATATTGACCCGGCACAGACAGCAGAAGTCCTGTCCAGGGTTACAGACATGCTCTGA
- a CDS encoding symporter small accessory protein, translated as MLGITDPQIWIAYILCFVSAIGCIVYGLIHWNDDEEEEN; from the coding sequence ATGCTGGGAATAACAGACCCACAAATATGGATTGCATATATCTTATGCTTTGTAAGTGCCATCGGATGTATTGTCTATGGACTTATACACTGGAATGACGACGAAGAGGAGGAAAACTGA
- a CDS encoding thioredoxin family protein, which produces MKIEILGSGCAKCNKTKKFVEEAVAQAGVDAEIVKVENMDDIIAYGVLITPAVVVDGDVKIVGRVPKVDEVLEWIKN; this is translated from the coding sequence ATGAAAATAGAAATTTTAGGCTCAGGTTGTGCTAAGTGTAACAAGACAAAGAAGTTTGTTGAGGAAGCAGTCGCACAGGCCGGCGTTGATGCAGAGATCGTCAAGGTTGAGAACATGGATGATATAATTGCATATGGTGTTCTCATAACTCCGGCAGTTGTAGTAGACGGAGATGTCAAGATCGTTGGCAGGGTGCCAAAAGTTGATGAAGTCCTTGAATGGATCAAAAACTAA
- a CDS encoding PGF-pre-PGF domain-containing protein — translation MNRILQVPEYAMKTPPVYHIIATALLLCILILPASASSVVSIEKPTQEVHAGDDFHVNVNITPATAIAGAQIGLNFDSNMLTVNSIEEGNFFDRDNIMSIFISGTVDNQQGTVSGLFAVTLGQNEIDSSGCFAHVTLTAGDQAGETTISLSNVILSDSEGNAIPTTTENTQVTITGTPASSSTETASAAGSGGGGGGGGDTGESAENIELKEVNKLYITGNTDVTYTFDNSNNPVKAIRYTSLKNAGFISSTIEILKDVSTTVSEKPEGLIYRNINIWIGKAGYATESNMEDMKISFAVLKKWVQVNDVEISDIRLNRYHDDRWQVLEAEMTGEDDDFYFFEAITPGFSPFAITANVADMADEIETENKTVNAAASYDDNDLQEQIEEIEVEDISDDTSTFITGKTGSAKLSQNSILLILVSMSFVVLLRRREKL, via the coding sequence ATGAACAGGATACTTCAAGTTCCGGAATATGCCATGAAAACACCACCTGTTTATCATATCATAGCGACTGCACTACTCCTGTGCATTCTAATTCTGCCTGCATCCGCATCCTCTGTTGTTAGTATAGAGAAGCCAACACAGGAAGTACATGCCGGTGATGATTTTCATGTTAATGTAAATATAACACCTGCCACAGCAATCGCAGGTGCACAGATTGGCCTTAACTTCGATAGTAACATGCTAACAGTAAATAGTATAGAAGAAGGAAATTTCTTTGACAGGGACAATATTATGTCAATCTTCATTTCCGGTACAGTTGATAATCAGCAGGGGACGGTAAGTGGACTGTTTGCCGTAACTCTGGGACAGAACGAAATCGATTCTTCCGGGTGCTTTGCACATGTCACTTTAACGGCAGGCGACCAGGCAGGAGAGACCACTATCAGCCTGTCAAATGTAATATTAAGTGATTCAGAAGGGAATGCAATACCCACCACCACAGAAAATACGCAGGTTACTATAACAGGAACACCCGCCTCAAGCAGCACAGAAACAGCATCAGCTGCCGGTTCCGGTGGCGGAGGAGGAGGCGGTGGAGATACAGGAGAGAGCGCTGAGAACATAGAGCTCAAGGAAGTCAACAAATTATACATCACAGGAAACACCGATGTAACCTACACTTTTGACAACAGCAATAATCCCGTGAAAGCTATACGCTACACTTCGCTGAAGAATGCAGGTTTCATCAGCAGTACCATTGAAATCCTCAAAGATGTTTCAACAACTGTTTCGGAAAAACCGGAAGGTCTTATTTACAGAAACATAAACATCTGGATCGGAAAAGCGGGATACGCAACCGAAAGCAATATGGAAGACATGAAGATATCTTTTGCAGTTCTTAAAAAATGGGTGCAGGTCAATGATGTTGAGATCAGTGACATACGCCTTAACCGCTATCACGATGATAGGTGGCAGGTGCTTGAAGCCGAAATGACCGGAGAAGATGACGATTTCTATTTCTTTGAAGCAATTACTCCCGGATTCTCGCCTTTTGCAATTACAGCCAATGTAGCTGACATGGCAGATGAAATTGAAACAGAGAACAAAACAGTTAATGCAGCAGCATCTTATGATGACAATGATTTGCAGGAACAAATTGAAGAGATCGAAGTAGAAGATATTTCAGATGATACTTCTACTTTCATTACAGGAAAAACCGGTTCTGCAAAACTTTCACAGAACAGTATTTTGCTAATATTGGTTTCAATGTCATTTGTAGTTCTCCTCAGACGCAGAGAAAAATTGTAA
- a CDS encoding permease, whose translation MASYIIDLAYIGIASVKEYLALHVLLCLIPAFFLAGAIASLFSKESVLKFFGADAPKYVSYSVAAVSGCLLAVCSCTVLPLFAGIYKRGAGIGPATTFLFSAPAINVLAIVYTAKILGYDLGIARAVIAILLSISIGLVMSFIYERKDIEKKGIKTFGDDKHAHTVWLFLLLLAILVTPEILTSWTPMLAVEIPLILVTIYVSLKWFDRDELESWMGETWFLVKQITPLLLLGVFFAGIIVELLPAEYVVKYVGGSTVTSYIIASVAAALMYFSTLTEVPIISALTVLGMGKGPALSMLLAGPALSLPNMIVINRIMGFKKGMTYIALVVVVAAVAGYAFGMYFI comes from the coding sequence ATGGCATCTTACATTATAGACCTGGCTTACATTGGTATTGCATCGGTCAAAGAATACCTTGCTCTGCATGTGCTTCTTTGTTTGATTCCTGCCTTTTTCCTGGCGGGAGCAATAGCTTCACTCTTCTCGAAAGAGTCAGTACTGAAATTCTTCGGGGCTGACGCACCAAAATATGTTTCCTATTCGGTTGCCGCCGTTTCCGGTTGTCTCCTTGCCGTGTGTAGTTGCACGGTCCTGCCGCTTTTTGCAGGGATATATAAAAGAGGTGCCGGAATTGGCCCGGCTACCACGTTCCTGTTCTCAGCCCCGGCTATCAATGTACTGGCTATTGTCTATACTGCAAAGATACTCGGATACGACCTCGGTATAGCAAGAGCTGTTATTGCAATTCTACTTTCAATTTCCATAGGTCTTGTGATGTCCTTCATATACGAAAGAAAAGACATCGAGAAAAAAGGTATCAAGACATTCGGTGATGATAAACACGCTCATACAGTGTGGCTTTTCCTTTTGCTGCTGGCAATCCTTGTAACACCGGAGATCCTCACAAGCTGGACTCCCATGCTCGCTGTGGAAATTCCACTGATACTTGTCACGATATATGTATCTCTGAAATGGTTTGACAGGGATGAGCTTGAAAGCTGGATGGGAGAAACCTGGTTCCTTGTAAAACAGATTACACCGCTTCTGCTCCTCGGTGTATTTTTTGCAGGTATCATTGTAGAACTTCTTCCGGCAGAATATGTTGTTAAATATGTAGGTGGCAGCACGGTAACTTCCTACATCATTGCCTCGGTCGCTGCAGCTCTTATGTATTTCTCAACTCTGACAGAAGTTCCGATCATAAGCGCACTCACAGTCCTTGGAATGGGAAAAGGTCCTGCCCTGTCAATGCTTCTTGCAGGTCCTGCCCTGAGTCTTCCGAACATGATTGTAATAAACAGGATAATGGGTTTTAAGAAAGGTATGACTTACATTGCTCTTGTGGTTGTAGTAGCAGCAGTAGCAGGATACGCTTTTGGAATGTATTTTATATGA
- a CDS encoding sodium:solute symporter family protein — protein sequence MAVSTPVLGLSVLAYMMVIFYLGWVGYKQTKDNDDYMLAGRKVNPFVLAFSYGAAFISTSAIIGFGGYAGAFGLGILWLVFMNIFVGIFIAFVVFGSRTRRMGVNLKAVTFPELIGRRFQSRFIQGFTGALITIFMPLYAGSVLIGGARFMETALNIDYNIAILILAIIVAAYVITGGLIAVMYTDALQGALMFVGMGILLVYTYSKLGGVTEAHQALTNMAYLVPDNFAAIGHTGWTTMPAFGSPTWWTLVSTIILGVGVGVLAQPQLAVRFMTVKNTRALKRAVLSGGPFIFMMAGVAYLVGALSNVYFFDTQGMISLEVAGGNIDKIMPEYINSAMPDYFVVFFLLTLLAAAMSTLSSQFHAMGTAFGHDFYRQGIMNGKIGKTITVTRIGIAVTIFISVILAYILPPGIIARATAIFFGLCAAAFLPMYSGAIFWKRMTRQGATASLLVGTFSSLFWLTFVHGKEAEALGICQALFGQATLLTGTWTFVDPILVATPLSFLVAIVVSLRTKPMAEEHVEICFRK from the coding sequence ATGGCTGTTAGTACTCCTGTTCTTGGATTATCCGTACTCGCCTACATGATGGTGATATTCTACCTTGGCTGGGTCGGTTATAAACAGACAAAAGACAACGATGACTATATGCTTGCAGGAAGGAAAGTGAATCCTTTCGTGCTGGCATTCTCCTATGGCGCTGCTTTTATCAGCACTTCGGCAATCATAGGATTCGGAGGGTATGCAGGAGCATTCGGACTGGGAATACTGTGGCTGGTTTTCATGAACATTTTCGTGGGAATCTTTATAGCCTTTGTTGTATTCGGTTCAAGAACCAGACGCATGGGTGTTAACCTCAAGGCTGTAACTTTCCCGGAGCTTATCGGAAGAAGGTTCCAGTCAAGGTTCATTCAGGGATTTACAGGCGCACTCATAACTATATTCATGCCACTTTATGCAGGCAGTGTACTGATAGGTGGTGCACGTTTCATGGAAACTGCCCTTAATATCGATTATAATATCGCAATCCTCATCCTTGCTATAATCGTTGCAGCCTACGTAATTACAGGTGGGCTCATTGCTGTTATGTACACAGACGCTTTGCAGGGTGCACTTATGTTCGTAGGAATGGGCATTTTGCTTGTTTATACTTATTCAAAGCTTGGAGGAGTTACCGAAGCTCACCAGGCACTCACAAACATGGCATACCTTGTGCCGGATAATTTTGCAGCCATCGGTCACACCGGTTGGACTACAATGCCAGCATTTGGTTCACCAACATGGTGGACACTCGTATCAACCATTATCCTTGGTGTTGGCGTCGGTGTACTTGCGCAGCCTCAGCTTGCAGTCAGGTTCATGACCGTAAAGAATACCCGTGCCCTTAAAAGAGCTGTTCTTTCAGGTGGTCCATTCATTTTCATGATGGCGGGTGTGGCATACCTTGTTGGTGCACTTTCCAATGTTTATTTCTTTGATACTCAGGGAATGATATCCCTTGAGGTTGCAGGCGGAAATATTGACAAGATCATGCCTGAATATATCAACAGTGCAATGCCTGATTATTTTGTAGTATTCTTCCTGCTGACACTTCTGGCAGCAGCCATGTCAACCCTGAGTTCTCAGTTCCACGCCATGGGAACAGCTTTTGGTCATGACTTCTATCGCCAGGGAATTATGAATGGAAAAATTGGAAAAACGATAACCGTTACAAGAATCGGTATCGCAGTTACAATTTTCATCAGTGTCATCCTTGCATACATCCTTCCACCTGGAATTATCGCAAGAGCAACAGCAATATTCTTCGGACTCTGCGCAGCGGCTTTCCTCCCGATGTATTCAGGAGCGATCTTCTGGAAACGCATGACAAGACAGGGAGCAACTGCAAGCCTGCTTGTCGGTACTTTCAGCAGCCTTTTCTGGCTTACATTTGTGCATGGTAAGGAAGCAGAAGCACTTGGAATCTGTCAGGCACTTTTTGGACAGGCAACACTCCTTACGGGAACATGGACTTTTGTGGACCCTATTCTTGTTGCTACCCCATTGTCATTCCTTGTGGCAATTGTTGTAAGCCTCAGGACGAAACCAATGGCAGAAGAGCACGTTGAAATATGTTTCAGAAAATAG